From one Verrucomicrobiota bacterium genomic stretch:
- the dnaN gene encoding DNA polymerase III subunit beta, with translation MKFSIEKEALIAGLQQVMNVVGTRLTMPILSNVLLEAMPERIALSTTNLDIGMRCLVKAEVSEPGSTTLPVKKLTSIIKALAAKTVEFRSETNEQISISGGSSHFRVLGLPAEDFPKLPQLEIEQKVTLNQMQFARMLKSISYAQSRDENRYLLNGMYWLVEGEKLHFIATDGRRLAMIANEVPGCLLQRSVIVPAKTVVELERTLGVGETAQIMITDKQIAFLFDVAGEGSMTDSIYVVSKIVEGNYPNYKQVIPSTLDHHIHIDREQLLSVIQRIALVADEKNYAVKLAFSKNSLEISAQSQAYGEAREVFPIAYEDEDIAMGFNPQFLCDPLKVLTSDEIAFEFKNEMSPGVIRTNDDFKCVIMPLRIN, from the coding sequence ATGAAGTTTTCGATCGAGAAGGAGGCGCTCATAGCGGGGCTACAACAGGTCATGAATGTTGTGGGGACACGATTAACAATGCCCATCTTGTCCAATGTTTTATTAGAAGCCATGCCGGAACGTATCGCACTATCGACAACCAATCTTGACATTGGGATGCGCTGCCTCGTAAAGGCAGAAGTTTCAGAGCCGGGAAGCACAACTTTACCGGTCAAAAAACTCACTTCGATCATCAAGGCGCTTGCGGCAAAGACCGTTGAGTTTCGTTCGGAGACGAATGAGCAAATTAGTATTTCAGGGGGGAGTTCGCATTTCCGTGTTCTGGGATTGCCCGCAGAGGATTTCCCTAAGCTTCCGCAACTCGAGATTGAACAGAAGGTTACGCTAAATCAGATGCAGTTTGCCAGGATGCTCAAAAGCATTTCGTATGCGCAATCACGGGATGAAAACCGCTATCTGTTAAATGGCATGTACTGGCTCGTAGAGGGTGAGAAGCTCCATTTTATCGCGACCGATGGGCGACGTTTGGCGATGATTGCGAATGAAGTCCCAGGGTGTCTTCTTCAGCGAAGTGTCATTGTGCCGGCAAAAACCGTCGTCGAGCTTGAGCGCACGCTTGGCGTTGGTGAAACTGCCCAAATCATGATAACGGATAAACAGATCGCATTTCTCTTTGATGTTGCCGGAGAGGGTAGTATGACGGACTCAATTTACGTCGTCTCCAAAATTGTCGAAGGCAACTATCCGAATTACAAACAAGTCATTCCATCCACGCTCGATCACCATATCCACATCGATCGCGAACAACTCTTATCGGTGATTCAGCGGATTGCGCTTGTTGCCGACGAGAAAAATTACGCGGTGAAGCTTGCATTTTCCAAAAACAGTCTCGAAATTTCCGCTCAGAGTCAGGCCTATGGCGAGGCGCGCGAGGTATTTCCGATTGCCTACGAGGATGAAGACATCGCAATGGGCTTTAATCCGCAATTCCTCTGCGATCCACTCAAGGTCCTAACGAGTGATGAGATTGCCTTCGAATTTAAGAACGAAATGAGCCCCGGTGTCATCCGAACGAATGACGACTTTAAATGTGTCATTATGCCGTTACGCATTAATTAA